A part of Paenibacillus sp. sptzw28 genomic DNA contains:
- a CDS encoding putative thiazole-containing bacteriocin maturation protein yields MKEEWDLNPSMRLKVKGDTFYLPDPEGGVYFRNNTGSFRMEGSMIDQWIEKLIPVFNGEYTMEDLTDGLPDQYRERVYEIAEVLHTNGFVRDVSDDRPHQLPEEIVRKYASQIEFLDSFGGSGAYRFQSYRQSKVLAVGSGPFFVSLVAALLESGLPRFGMLDTDPVTASLSRRRISELAAHARAMDSEVELEEIARKEGGIDWYEAVRPFDAILYVSKENGLAELRALHAACREERKVLLPAVFVQQAGLAGPLVHPDSEGCLESALRRLHLPALRKDPGLHEGSSTAEAMLANVIAFEWLKTASGFKVTELKNQLYLLDLETLEGAWHPFLPHPLVNGRPESTSVEDLELRLEQSPGLKERNAMFPYFGRLASAVTGILHDWEEGDLKQLPLSQCRVQAADPLSEGAAELLPEIVCTGLTHEEARREAGLAGIEAYVSRLFGVGGVGAGETVAEGICRGLHNYLSEELRRFPEAHKSSVIPVRLGIIEDERSRYYLQSLTTMLGAPVVGLGEESAGFPVIWIRAGGRWYGSVGLNRTLALRKALQQALLRAQNKSAASESAAQAASISSLREEQELQSIAIPACEEAQHQEVLLSAMQILKRNHKRLLLSDLACEPFLKEELAGVFGVSLREEESR; encoded by the coding sequence ATGAAGGAGGAATGGGATTTGAATCCCTCAATGCGTCTGAAAGTGAAAGGGGACACATTCTACCTCCCCGATCCGGAGGGAGGCGTCTATTTTCGCAATAATACCGGTTCCTTCCGTATGGAAGGCAGCATGATCGATCAGTGGATTGAAAAGCTGATACCGGTATTCAACGGAGAGTACACGATGGAGGATTTGACGGACGGGCTGCCGGACCAATATCGTGAACGGGTGTACGAAATCGCAGAAGTGCTGCACACGAACGGGTTTGTCCGGGATGTGAGCGACGACCGCCCGCATCAACTGCCGGAGGAAATTGTCCGGAAATACGCTTCCCAAATCGAATTTCTGGACAGCTTCGGCGGTTCGGGAGCGTACCGGTTTCAGTCTTATCGTCAGTCCAAGGTGCTTGCGGTAGGATCAGGTCCGTTCTTTGTTTCGCTGGTTGCTGCTTTGCTGGAATCCGGACTGCCCCGATTTGGGATGCTGGACACGGATCCGGTGACGGCCTCCTTGAGCCGGCGGCGGATCTCGGAGCTGGCGGCCCATGCCCGGGCTATGGATTCGGAAGTCGAGCTGGAGGAAATTGCACGGAAGGAGGGGGGCATCGACTGGTATGAAGCTGTGCGGCCGTTTGATGCCATTTTATACGTATCGAAGGAGAATGGATTGGCAGAATTAAGAGCGCTCCACGCCGCCTGCAGAGAGGAGCGGAAGGTGCTTCTCCCTGCCGTCTTTGTGCAGCAGGCCGGGCTTGCCGGACCATTGGTCCATCCGGATTCGGAAGGCTGCCTTGAGTCGGCGCTGCGCCGTTTGCATCTGCCGGCGCTTCGCAAAGATCCCGGGCTGCATGAAGGTTCCTCAACTGCGGAAGCGATGCTTGCCAACGTGATCGCATTCGAATGGCTAAAAACGGCTTCAGGCTTCAAGGTAACGGAATTGAAAAATCAATTATATCTTCTTGACCTTGAGACACTGGAAGGAGCTTGGCACCCATTCCTGCCCCATCCGCTTGTAAACGGCCGGCCGGAGTCAACTAGCGTAGAAGATCTCGAGCTGCGGCTTGAACAGAGTCCGGGCCTGAAGGAACGGAATGCAATGTTCCCTTATTTCGGCCGGCTGGCATCTGCAGTTACGGGGATTCTGCATGATTGGGAGGAGGGAGATTTAAAGCAGCTCCCGCTCTCTCAATGCCGCGTGCAGGCAGCCGACCCGCTGTCTGAGGGCGCTGCGGAGCTGCTGCCGGAGATCGTCTGCACAGGCTTGACGCATGAGGAGGCGAGGCGGGAAGCGGGTCTGGCCGGGATCGAAGCATACGTATCGCGGTTGTTCGGGGTAGGGGGTGTCGGGGCGGGAGAAACGGTGGCGGAAGGCATTTGCCGCGGGCTGCACAATTATTTATCCGAAGAGCTCCGGAGGTTCCCGGAAGCTCATAAGTCTTCAGTTATTCCGGTGCGGCTTGGAATTATTGAGGACGAACGCAGCCGCTATTATTTGCAGTCGTTGACTACGATGCTGGGCGCGCCTGTTGTCGGGCTCGGCGAGGAATCGGCAGGCTTTCCCGTGATATGGATCCGTGCCGGCGGCCGCTGGTACGGCAGTGTCGGCCTTAATCGAACGTTAGCACTGCGGAAGGCGCTTCAGCAAGCGCTGCTGAGAGCCCAAAACAAATCAGCCGCTTCCGAGTCCGCTGCGCAGGCAGCTTCCATCTCATCCTTGCGAGAGGAACAAGAACTGCAGAGCATTGCTATTCCCGCTTGTGAAGAGGCGCAGCATCAGGAGGTTCTGCTGTCCGCCATGCAGATATTGAAGCGGAACCATAAGCGGCTTCTTCTTTCCGATCTGGCTTGCGAACCGTTCCTGAAAGAGGAGCTGGCGGGAGTGTTTGGCGTGTCGCTTCGAGAGGAGGAGTCCCGGTGA
- a CDS encoding collagen-like protein, whose product MKKKIVRVSCPPPVVNVSPGPAGPQGAPGAPGAPGTPGTPGAQGPQGPAGGISDFAFFCSTEEQTVAAPAVVGGQGGAVTFNEAPIIVNGAIGFAPPSSILINESGFYNIIYHVFPGAGSNAFGLFFDPDGAGPLPAELVPCSNYGTTAGAQPYDGKVTAFLTAGGILTLNNINNNDQVLMNLPSGPPPASPFVVSASVKIEKLA is encoded by the coding sequence GTGAAGAAGAAAATCGTACGGGTATCCTGTCCGCCGCCTGTCGTTAATGTTTCTCCGGGGCCTGCAGGGCCTCAAGGAGCACCGGGAGCACCGGGAGCACCGGGAACACCGGGAACACCGGGGGCTCAGGGACCACAGGGACCAGCAGGAGGCATATCCGATTTTGCCTTCTTTTGCAGTACTGAGGAACAAACGGTTGCCGCTCCGGCGGTCGTCGGCGGGCAAGGCGGCGCCGTAACATTCAACGAGGCTCCCATTATCGTTAATGGTGCGATTGGATTTGCCCCTCCGAGCAGCATTCTTATTAATGAATCCGGATTCTATAACATTATTTATCACGTGTTTCCTGGGGCCGGGTCAAACGCATTTGGACTGTTCTTTGATCCGGATGGCGCCGGTCCATTGCCGGCAGAACTGGTGCCTTGCAGCAATTACGGCACCACTGCAGGAGCCCAGCCTTACGACGGGAAAGTCACCGCTTTCTTGACAGCCGGCGGCATATTGACACTGAATAATATTAACAATAACGATCAAGTATTAATGAATTTACCTTCGGGACCGCCGCCAGCCAGCCCGTTTGTTGTAAGTGCATCAGTTAAAATTGAAAAGCTGGCGTAA
- a CDS encoding YdiU family protein, whose amino-acid sequence MKEEKTIIEAGWNFDNSYARLPELFFTSMGPAAVRSPKLAVFNDRLAASLGLSAEALRSNDGAAVLAGNRIPEGASPLAQAYAGHQFGHFTMLGDGRALLLGEQITPQGERFDIQLKGSGRTPYSRGGDGRAALGPMLREYIISEAMQALGIATTRSLAVATTGQPVVRESELPGAVLTRIAASHLRVGTFQYAARWGSAEDLRALADYTLQRHFPDADADGNRYVVLLNEVIKRQAELIAKWQLVGFIHGVMNTDNMALSGETIDYGPCAFMDVYDPSTVFSSIDAQGRYAYGNQPHIAAWNLARFAETLLPLMHDDEAEAIKLAEGAISDFSELYHRNWLAGMRAKLGIFGEEPQDESLIEDLLNMMQKHGADYTNTFRALTFDKPEDNAMSDTTEFTQWHEQWQARLGRQQESQASSHQLMRSSNPAIIPRNHRVEEALEAAVKQEDYGVMERLLEVLTDPYAHSPEQADYAAPPALSARTYRTFCGT is encoded by the coding sequence ATGAAAGAGGAAAAAACAATAATTGAAGCGGGATGGAATTTCGACAACAGCTATGCTCGTCTGCCGGAATTGTTTTTTACCAGCATGGGGCCAGCCGCTGTACGCTCGCCGAAGCTGGCGGTTTTTAACGACCGGTTGGCAGCATCCCTGGGATTGAGCGCAGAAGCGCTGCGGAGCAATGACGGCGCAGCGGTGCTTGCCGGCAACCGGATTCCCGAAGGCGCTTCGCCACTTGCCCAAGCATACGCAGGGCATCAATTTGGGCATTTCACCATGTTGGGTGACGGCCGCGCCCTGCTGCTCGGCGAACAGATCACTCCCCAAGGAGAGCGGTTTGATATTCAGCTCAAGGGTTCAGGGAGAACGCCTTATTCCCGCGGAGGAGACGGCCGGGCGGCACTTGGGCCGATGCTGCGGGAATACATCATCAGCGAAGCCATGCAAGCGCTTGGTATAGCTACCACCCGCAGTCTGGCGGTCGCCACCACCGGTCAACCGGTAGTCCGTGAAAGCGAGCTTCCCGGCGCCGTTCTTACGCGCATAGCTGCCAGTCATCTGCGCGTCGGAACATTCCAATACGCTGCCAGGTGGGGCAGTGCCGAGGATCTTCGTGCTTTGGCCGATTATACCTTGCAAAGACATTTTCCTGATGCCGACGCGGATGGGAACCGCTATGTAGTCCTGCTTAACGAAGTGATCAAGCGGCAGGCCGAGCTGATTGCCAAATGGCAGCTCGTGGGCTTTATTCATGGGGTAATGAACACTGACAATATGGCTCTAAGCGGAGAAACCATTGATTATGGTCCTTGCGCCTTTATGGATGTCTATGATCCCTCAACCGTTTTCAGTTCCATTGACGCTCAGGGGCGCTATGCTTATGGCAATCAACCGCATATTGCCGCATGGAATCTCGCGAGATTTGCTGAAACCCTGCTGCCGCTCATGCATGACGACGAGGCGGAGGCGATTAAACTCGCGGAGGGTGCAATTTCAGATTTTTCCGAATTGTATCACCGAAACTGGCTCGCAGGAATGAGGGCGAAGCTGGGAATCTTCGGCGAAGAGCCGCAGGATGAATCTCTTATTGAAGATTTACTCAATATGATGCAAAAGCATGGTGCCGACTACACGAATACGTTCAGGGCGTTAACCTTCGACAAGCCTGAGGATAACGCCATGTCGGATACCACGGAATTTACACAGTGGCATGAGCAGTGGCAGGCGAGACTAGGCAGGCAGCAGGAATCGCAAGCCTCCTCACACCAGCTGATGCGCAGCAGCAATCCCGCAATTATTCCACGCAATCACCGGGTGGAAGAGGCGCTGGAAGCCGCGGTTAAACAAGAAGACTACGGCGTGATGGAACGGCTTCTTGAGGTGCTGACGGACCCGTACGCGCACTCGCCCGAACAGGCTGATTACGCAGCGCCGCCAGCGCTCTCAGCCCGTACTTACCGAACCTTTTGCGGTACGTGA
- the tatC gene encoding twin-arginine translocase subunit TatC, with translation MKNPNDQTVIGHLEELRSRLIRTLITFVVATAAAFIYVRDIYNWLSRDIDRKLVLLGPSDVMWVYLMIAGVVGIAVTLPIAAYQTWKFVQPALPARTQRATLVFIPSISMLFLIGIFFGYFILFPMVFGFMDEMAGDEFATMYTAQKYFTFMIHMTVPFGFLFEMPAIVMFLTKLGILNPAKLAKARKLAYFILAIIAITITPPDILSDVIVIVPLFLLYEISITISKIVYSKQLRLQNQ, from the coding sequence ATGAAGAATCCGAATGATCAAACCGTAATCGGACATTTGGAGGAGCTGCGCAGCCGGCTAATCCGGACACTAATCACGTTTGTGGTAGCCACTGCGGCCGCGTTCATCTATGTGAGGGACATCTATAACTGGCTATCGAGGGATATTGACCGGAAGCTCGTCCTGCTCGGCCCCTCTGATGTCATGTGGGTGTATCTGATGATCGCCGGCGTCGTCGGGATTGCTGTCACCCTGCCGATTGCGGCTTACCAGACCTGGAAGTTCGTCCAACCTGCTCTTCCAGCCCGGACGCAGCGCGCGACGCTTGTTTTTATACCAAGCATCAGCATGCTGTTTTTGATTGGTATATTCTTCGGTTATTTTATCCTTTTCCCCATGGTGTTCGGGTTCATGGACGAAATGGCGGGAGACGAATTTGCGACCATGTATACGGCTCAGAAGTATTTTACATTCATGATCCATATGACCGTCCCGTTCGGCTTCCTATTCGAAATGCCGGCCATCGTCATGTTCCTGACCAAGCTGGGCATATTGAACCCCGCGAAGCTTGCCAAAGCGCGAAAGCTTGCCTATTTCATACTCGCAATCATTGCAATAACGATTACACCTCCCGATATCTTATCGGACGTCATCGTCATCGTTCCTTTGTTTCTTCTGTACGAAATCAGCATTACAATTTCAAAAATCGTTTACAGTAAACAATTGCGCCTGCAAAATCAATAA
- the tatA gene encoding twin-arginine translocase TatA/TatE family subunit, with amino-acid sequence MPFGNIGIGGLILILIIALIIFGPSKLPELGRAFGRTLSEFKGATRGLVNGEDDEKKKEAEGAQPTASSSK; translated from the coding sequence ATGCCATTCGGCAACATTGGAATCGGCGGTTTAATATTAATCCTCATCATTGCTCTCATTATCTTCGGGCCTTCCAAGCTCCCGGAGCTCGGCCGGGCGTTTGGCAGGACGCTCAGCGAGTTTAAAGGGGCAACGCGAGGACTTGTAAACGGCGAGGACGACGAGAAGAAGAAAGAAGCGGAAGGTGCTCAGCCGACTGCGTCTTCAAGCAAATAA
- a CDS encoding PhoX family phosphatase, whose amino-acid sequence MDRKTFLSYLGTGAAALAAASAGLGALEGKASAMSPTADHLFGFNTNKVSGYFDPIQPSIEDKLILPKNFTYDVVAAFDDVINAAGEKFGTGSDYNAYFPIDGSNSRGLLVNNHEYTNIFSIGPVTNEKMTADQVKKNLYYQGMSVIEVYRDENGSWKMDTKSKHARRINGFTNFTLTGPAKGIAALNNATTVQGTFANCSGGVTLWNTVMSCEENFSETAKASGLPETHYGWVIEVDPFDKNYLKKHTALGRFNHENTAMGLAADGRVVVYMGDDKKDACIYKFVSKGKYNKASGRANSALLEEGTLYVANLKNGKWLPLTLEAVTAKIKDNPDLQKKFKTQGDILTYCHEAALVVGGMPTDRPEDIEISPFDNTVFISHTNNDNHGNIHGHITRIFESNSDLGSLEFDFEIFAAGGRQSGFSSPDNLAFDSNGNLWVVTDISTSSMNKGVHKSFMNNGLFVIPTSGPGKAQALQFASAPVDAELTGPFFTPDEQTLFLSVQHPGENTTDLGSPTSLWPHRKGDKIARCGVVAISGFKLG is encoded by the coding sequence ATGGATCGCAAGACGTTTCTCTCTTACCTTGGTACCGGAGCTGCCGCTTTGGCAGCCGCATCGGCAGGGCTCGGAGCGCTCGAAGGAAAAGCATCCGCAATGTCCCCGACTGCGGACCATTTGTTTGGTTTTAATACAAACAAGGTAAGCGGATATTTTGATCCGATTCAACCGTCAATAGAAGACAAGCTGATCCTTCCAAAAAATTTCACATATGATGTGGTTGCCGCATTCGACGATGTAATTAACGCCGCAGGCGAGAAGTTCGGCACAGGCTCCGACTATAATGCCTATTTTCCGATTGACGGTTCCAATTCGCGCGGCTTGCTGGTGAATAACCACGAGTATACGAACATTTTCTCCATTGGTCCGGTTACGAATGAGAAAATGACTGCCGATCAAGTGAAGAAAAACCTGTACTATCAAGGCATGTCGGTAATTGAAGTATACCGCGATGAAAACGGCAGCTGGAAAATGGACACGAAATCGAAGCACGCACGCCGCATCAACGGCTTCACCAATTTTACGCTGACCGGTCCGGCGAAAGGCATTGCCGCATTAAACAATGCAACGACCGTTCAAGGTACGTTCGCAAACTGCTCCGGCGGCGTTACGCTGTGGAATACGGTGATGTCCTGCGAGGAAAATTTCTCCGAAACGGCAAAAGCGTCCGGCCTTCCGGAAACGCACTACGGCTGGGTTATCGAGGTCGATCCTTTCGACAAAAACTATTTGAAGAAGCATACCGCGCTCGGCCGCTTCAATCATGAGAATACGGCGATGGGTCTCGCTGCCGACGGTCGCGTGGTCGTGTATATGGGCGATGACAAGAAGGACGCCTGTATCTATAAATTCGTCAGTAAAGGCAAGTACAACAAGGCGAGCGGCCGGGCAAACTCGGCTCTTCTGGAGGAAGGCACGCTGTATGTCGCCAACCTGAAAAACGGCAAATGGCTGCCTCTTACTCTTGAAGCCGTAACGGCGAAAATCAAAGATAACCCGGATCTGCAGAAGAAATTCAAGACGCAGGGCGATATCTTGACCTACTGTCATGAAGCCGCGCTGGTCGTTGGCGGAATGCCCACGGACCGTCCCGAGGACATCGAAATTTCACCGTTCGATAACACGGTCTTCATCAGCCATACAAACAACGATAACCACGGCAATATCCATGGGCACATCACGCGTATTTTTGAATCAAACAGCGATCTTGGCTCGCTTGAATTCGATTTTGAGATTTTTGCAGCCGGAGGGCGCCAATCCGGGTTCAGTTCTCCGGATAATCTTGCCTTCGACTCAAACGGGAATCTGTGGGTCGTTACGGACATCTCGACAAGCAGCATGAACAAAGGCGTGCACAAATCGTTCATGAACAACGGCCTGTTCGTCATTCCGACGAGCGGACCGGGTAAAGCCCAGGCGCTTCAATTCGCTTCGGCTCCGGTCGATGCTGAGCTGACTGGCCCGTTCTTCACGCCGGACGAGCAGACTCTCTTCCTGTCGGTTCAACATCCAGGTGAGAACACAACCGACCTGGGCAGCCCGACAAGCCTGTGGCCCCACCGCAAAGGCGACAAAATCGCGCGCTGCGGCGTCGTGGCGATCAGCGGCTTCAAACTTGGCTAA
- a CDS encoding metal-sensitive transcriptional regulator produces MNYNYTDEMKMRLKRIEGQIRGVLRLMEEGKSCKDVVSQLSAVRNASDKAMALIVAENLQQCILEEQAKGRDTGKLVKEAVELLVKSR; encoded by the coding sequence ATGAACTACAATTATACGGATGAAATGAAAATGCGCTTAAAACGGATTGAAGGCCAAATCCGCGGCGTGCTTCGCTTGATGGAGGAGGGTAAATCGTGTAAGGATGTGGTCAGCCAGCTGTCTGCAGTCCGCAACGCCTCCGATAAGGCAATGGCTTTAATCGTTGCAGAGAATCTGCAGCAATGTATTCTGGAAGAGCAGGCAAAGGGCAGGGATACAGGGAAATTGGTCAAAGAGGCTGTTGAGCTGCTTGTAAAAAGCAGGTAG
- a CDS encoding glycerate kinase, producing MKIVIAPDSFKGSLSAKVAGLAIERGIKRAFPESATKVIPMADGGEGTMECLVEATAGRYFEVTVKNPIGRDIRSGFGILGDGTTCVIEMAMSSGLYLIASEDRNPLRTTTYGFGQLILAALDQGCRHFILGLGGSATNDGGAGMLQALGIQLLDSEGCPIGLGGGELTSLAEIRTSGLDPRIMESRFIVACDVDNPFIGPNGVSAVFGPQKGASPDMVKQLDLNLKHFADLIERTQGIAIHDHPGTGAAGGLSGGILAFMNGQLEAGISIISRLLGLEAEVKDADLVITGEGQVDYQTARGKTPSGVANIARKHHVPVVVLAGSVGEGIESLYEQGISAVVSILNRPMSLEKAMELTGPLLEQAAEQVVRIYFSNNRGSREH from the coding sequence ATGAAGATCGTGATTGCGCCGGATTCCTTTAAAGGCAGCTTATCGGCTAAAGTGGCGGGACTTGCTATCGAGCGCGGGATAAAGAGGGCATTTCCTGAGAGCGCAACCAAAGTGATTCCTATGGCTGACGGCGGCGAAGGTACGATGGAATGCCTGGTGGAAGCGACTGCCGGCAGGTATTTCGAAGTCACCGTGAAAAACCCGATCGGCCGGGACATCAGGTCCGGGTTCGGCATTCTGGGAGACGGCACGACTTGCGTGATTGAAATGGCGATGTCGTCGGGCCTGTATCTGATTGCCTCGGAGGACCGGAATCCGCTTCGCACGACAACCTACGGGTTCGGGCAGCTTATATTGGCGGCGCTGGATCAGGGATGCCGGCATTTCATTCTCGGATTGGGCGGCAGCGCGACGAACGACGGAGGAGCCGGCATGCTGCAGGCTTTAGGCATTCAATTGCTGGATAGTGAAGGCTGTCCGATCGGTCTTGGAGGGGGAGAGCTCACCAGCTTAGCCGAAATTCGGACGTCCGGTCTGGATCCGCGTATCATGGAGAGCAGGTTTATTGTTGCTTGCGATGTAGATAACCCTTTTATAGGGCCGAATGGAGTATCTGCCGTATTCGGCCCGCAGAAAGGAGCGTCACCGGACATGGTGAAGCAGCTTGACCTTAACTTGAAACATTTTGCCGATCTGATCGAACGGACTCAGGGGATAGCAATCCACGATCATCCGGGTACCGGGGCGGCTGGAGGCTTGTCCGGAGGCATTCTTGCCTTTATGAACGGACAGCTGGAAGCGGGGATATCTATCATAAGCCGGCTGCTTGGCCTGGAAGCGGAGGTGAAGGACGCAGACCTTGTCATAACCGGCGAGGGGCAGGTTGATTATCAGACGGCCCGCGGCAAGACGCCTTCCGGTGTGGCCAACATCGCCCGAAAGCATCATGTGCCTGTCGTCGTTCTCGCCGGTTCAGTCGGTGAGGGGATCGAAAGCTTATATGAGCAAGGAATATCGGCAGTGGTCAGTATTTTAAACCGGCCGATGTCTTTGGAGAAGGCAATGGAATTAACCGGTCCGCTGCTGGAGCAGGCGGCCGAGCAGGTCGTGCGCATCTATTTCTCAAATAACCGGGGTTCGCGGGAGCATTGA
- a CDS encoding glycoside hydrolase family 32 protein, whose translation MELQAKGKTSHREALLKAEHSIAKTKDIARKDLSRLKYHFMAPANWLNDPNGFIFYKGEYHLFYQHNPYGPRWGAMHWGHAKSKDLVHWEHLPIALAPSEPYELHDRGGCFSGSAVDNNGVLTLLYTATILKEEQLIQTQCLASSDDGITFEKYEGNPVIPGPPADGSADFRDPKVWRHGELWYMVVGSSKDNRGKALLYKSADLREWDYVGVLAESDGTMGTMWECPDFFLLGGRHVLMFSPMGMGKHITIYLIGDMDYATGKFTWDTMGDIDHGREYYAPQSLLDGKGRRVIIAWLNAWDWMPWFKDFAPTDNNHWCGAMSAPRTVELDQSGRLRFEPVEELKVLRREHYRLENTIVAPGADVLPKYAASDCAEIIAEFQLSGCQAEEIGFALRASGDGRQQTLLVYNLRTNELRLDRSQSDGWSEGIPAVTLERSGEEALKLHIFIDTCVVEVYTDNYGTVMTNNIYPDPGSIEMEVFSIGDQVTMKSIDIWKLRSAW comes from the coding sequence GTGGAACTGCAAGCGAAAGGGAAGACCTCCCATAGGGAGGCATTGTTGAAAGCGGAACATTCCATTGCCAAGACAAAAGATATCGCAAGGAAGGATTTAAGCCGGCTGAAATATCACTTTATGGCACCTGCCAATTGGTTAAACGATCCGAACGGCTTTATCTTCTACAAAGGGGAATATCATCTCTTCTATCAGCATAACCCATATGGTCCCAGGTGGGGGGCTATGCATTGGGGGCATGCGAAGAGCAAGGATCTGGTACATTGGGAGCATCTGCCGATCGCTCTCGCGCCAAGCGAGCCCTATGAGCTGCATGACCGCGGAGGGTGCTTCTCCGGGAGCGCCGTGGATAACAACGGCGTCCTGACGCTGCTGTACACGGCAACGATTCTTAAGGAGGAGCAGCTCATCCAGACCCAGTGCCTGGCATCAAGCGATGACGGCATCACCTTCGAGAAATATGAAGGCAATCCGGTTATCCCGGGACCCCCTGCCGACGGTTCGGCGGATTTCCGCGACCCCAAGGTGTGGAGACACGGAGAACTGTGGTATATGGTAGTCGGCTCGAGTAAAGATAACCGGGGTAAAGCCTTGTTATACAAATCGGCCGACCTCCGCGAGTGGGACTACGTCGGTGTCTTGGCGGAGAGCGACGGCACGATGGGCACTATGTGGGAATGCCCGGATTTCTTCCTGCTCGGCGGCCGGCATGTTCTAATGTTCTCGCCTATGGGGATGGGCAAGCACATAACGATTTACCTTATCGGGGATATGGACTACGCTACGGGTAAATTCACATGGGACACGATGGGCGATATCGACCATGGACGGGAGTATTATGCTCCGCAGTCATTGCTCGACGGCAAAGGGAGACGAGTGATTATCGCCTGGTTGAACGCATGGGACTGGATGCCCTGGTTCAAAGACTTCGCTCCCACGGACAATAATCACTGGTGCGGCGCAATGTCGGCGCCAAGAACCGTGGAGCTTGATCAAAGCGGCAGATTGAGATTTGAGCCGGTGGAAGAATTGAAGGTGCTTCGCAGGGAGCATTACCGTCTGGAGAACACTATCGTGGCTCCAGGAGCAGATGTTCTGCCCAAATATGCAGCCAGCGATTGCGCGGAAATCATAGCGGAATTCCAGCTAAGCGGCTGCCAAGCGGAAGAGATCGGTTTCGCGCTCAGGGCCTCGGGCGACGGCAGGCAGCAGACGCTGCTCGTCTATAACTTGCGGACAAACGAGCTTCGACTTGACCGCAGCCAATCGGACGGGTGGAGCGAGGGCATACCGGCGGTTACCCTGGAACGGTCTGGCGAAGAAGCTTTGAAACTGCATATTTTCATCGATACATGTGTCGTTGAAGTTTATACCGATAATTATGGAACCGTGATGACCAACAACATTTATCCGGACCCCGGCAGCATCGAAATGGAAGTTTTCTCAATAGGGGACCAGGTCACGATGAAGTCTATCGATATCTGGAAGCTGCGTTCCGCTTGGTAA